In one Gopherus evgoodei ecotype Sinaloan lineage chromosome 1, rGopEvg1_v1.p, whole genome shotgun sequence genomic region, the following are encoded:
- the HBP1 gene encoding HMG box-containing protein 1 isoform X1: MATGLSENLKHPNMVWEVKTNQMPNAVQKLLFVVDKRTSGMTESLELLKCNENLPSSPGYASCDEHMELDDLPELQAVQTDSTPTALFQLGTDISHQEYSGPSWNQHTSNNNSENAYSCENGVNWLTELANIATSPQSPLMQCSFYNRSSPVHIIATSKSLHSYARPPPGSSKSDPSFSKHHLDETPVRHERASSESESGIFCMSSLSDDDDLGWCHSWPSTVWHCFLKGTRLCFHKGHNKEWQTVEHFVRAEGCENEDDLMGTYKDYGSDGLKLISHEESISFGESVLKLTFDPGTVEDGLLTVECRLDHPFYVKNKGWSSFYPSLTVVQHGIPCCEMHIGDMCLPPGHPDAINFDDSGVFDTFKSYDFTPMDSSAVYVLSSMARQRRASLSCGGSGSQDFERSECSKNCVADGSSQLSSSSLCSKAGKSHSSGTASTMSATSPNKCKRPMNAFMLFAKKYRVEYTQMYPGKDNRAISVILGDRWKKMKNEERRMYTLEAKALAEEQKRLNPDCWKRKRTNSGSQQH, translated from the exons ATGGCGACGGGTTTG TCAGAAAATTTGAAGCATCCTAACATGGTGTGGGAAGTGAAGACGAATCAAATGCCTAATGCCGTACAGAAACTCCTGTTTGTAGTGGACAAGAGAACTTCAGGAATGACTGAGTCATTGGAGTTACTGAAATGTAATGAGAACCTGCCATCTTCTCCTGGATATGCATCCTGTGATGAGCACATGGAGCTTG ATGATCTTCCTGAACTACAGGCTGTTCAGACTGATTCTACCCCAACTGCGCTCTTTCAGCTTGGTACAGATATTTCACATCAAGAATATTCAGGGCCTTCATGGAACCAGCATACCTCGAATAACAATTCAGAAAATGCTTATTCTTGTGAAAATGGGGTGAACTGGTTGACAGAACTGGCAAACATAGCCACTAGTCCACAGAGTCCTCTCATGCAGTGTTCTTTTTATAACAG ATCATCTCCTGTTCATATAATAGCAACAAGCAAAAGTTTACATTCCTATGCACGTCCTCCACCAGGATCCTCAAAGAGTGATCCCAGCTTCTCTAAGCATCACTTAGATGAAACACCAGTCAGACATGAAAGG GCAAGTAGTGAATCAGAGTCTGGTATTTTCTGCATGTCATCGCTTTCAGACGACGACGATCTAGGATGGTGCCATTCTTGGCCCTCAACTGTTTGGcactgttttttaaaag GCACACGTTTATGCTTTCACAAAGGACACAACAAAGAATGGCAGACCGTTGAACATTTTGTTAGAGCTGAAGGTTGTGAAAATGAAGACGATTTAATGGGAACTTACAAG GACTATGGTTCTGATGGTTTGAAGTTGATATCTCACGAAGAAAGTATTTCATTTGGTGAGTCAGTATTGAAGTTGACATTTGATCCTGGTACAGTGGAAGATGGCTTGCTCACCGTAGAGTGCAGATTGGATCACCcattttatgttaaaaataaag GTTGGTCTTCTTTCTATCCAAGCTTGACTGTGGTTCAGCATGGCATTCCATGCTGTGAAATGCATATTGGAGATATGTGTCTACCTCCAGGACACCCTGATGCCATTAACTTTGATGATTCAGGTGTTTTTGATACATTTAAAAG TTATGATTTTACACCAATGGATTCTTCTGCAGTTTACGTATTAAGCAGCATGGCTCGTCAGCGTCGTGCTTCTTTATCTTGTGGAGGATCGGGTAGTCAAGACTTTGAGCGATCAGAATGCAGTAAAAACTGTGTGGCTGATGGATCATCGCAGCTTTCCTCCAGTTCTTTGTGTAGTAAAGCTGGCAAAAGCCACAGCTCAGGGACTGCAAGTACTATGAGTGCCACTTCTCCTAACAAATGCAAAAGACCAATGAATGCCTTCATGCTTTTTGCCAAAAAGTACAGAGTTGAATATACTCAGATGTATCCAGGGAAAGATAACAG